From Bacteroidia bacterium, the proteins below share one genomic window:
- a CDS encoding T9SS type A sorting domain-containing protein: protein MDNFVCKTVGLEEQSGVRGVYPNPFQSDINLSLISNIKNLKVRLFDLSGKQVEIQEFLKPLNQVVFHIPSSLPEGTYFLQVVSENGSWYKKLVHKN, encoded by the coding sequence ATGGATAATTTTGTTTGTAAAACCGTTGGTTTAGAAGAACAAAGCGGGGTTAGAGGAGTTTATCCTAATCCTTTTCAATCGGACATTAACCTTAGCTTAATTTCAAACATTAAGAACTTAAAGGTTCGTTTGTTTGATCTTTCCGGTAAACAAGTTGAAATTCAAGAATTTTTAAAACCTTTAAACCAGGTTGTTTTCCATATTCCTTCTTCCTTGCCCGAAGGAACCTACTTTTTGCAGGTTGTTTCGGAAAATGGCAGTTGGTATAAAAAGTTGGTTCACAAAAACTAA